One Fusarium poae strain DAOMC 252244 chromosome 4, whole genome shotgun sequence DNA window includes the following coding sequences:
- a CDS encoding hypothetical protein (SECRETED:SignalP(1-17)), with amino-acid sequence MHSAIFAIFAISGLAAASPNSKPQTECEGLAPLGLESVQYYVCGKNGFRGYCSEDPCDKKWCRDFAPKTCDLVFITEPEPPVVANPAVGGHEWESETATTVAPQATSTDLPVGQCAPGTGFFQNCSNGFVGCCKSDACTGDAGVCPDTKEAKRQDPTVCPPGTGFFQSCSNGFRGCCKGDACSQKEPICPPTAAKRSDDPTVCPPGTGFFQSCSNGFRGCCKNDACSQTQPICPSSPAKRSDDPTVCPPGTGFFQSCSNGFRGCCKGDACGNSWCPDYKTGTYQPAQSFKVKARSDGTCAPGTGFFQVCSNGFKGCCKKDACGQKEPICPPTAAKRSDDPTVCPPGTGFFQSCSNGFRGCCKNDACSQTQPICPSSPAKRSDDPTVCPPGTGFFQSCSNGFRGCCKGDACGNSWCPDYKTGTYQPAQSFKVKARSDGTCAPGTGFFQVCSNGFKGCCKKDACGQSRPVCPK; translated from the coding sequence ATGCATTCTGCCATCTTTGCTATCTTTGCTATTTCCGGCCTCGCTGCTGCTTCCCCCAACTCCAAGCCTCAAACCGAATGTGAGGGTCTTGCTCCTCTTGGCCTCGAGTCAGTCCAGTACTACGTCTGCGGCAAGAATGGCTTCCGTGGATACTGCTCCGAAGACCCTTGCGACAAGAAGTGGTGCCGAGACTTTGCCCCCAAGACTTGCGATCTTGTCTTTATCACTGAGCCTGAACCTCCTGTCGTTGCCAACCCTGCTGTAGGTGGCCATGAGTGGGAGTCCGAGACAGCTACCACTGTCGCTCCTCAAGCTACTTCCACTGATCTTCCCGTTGGCCAATGTGCTCCTGGAACAGGTTTCTTCCAGAACTGTTCTAACGGTTTCGTGGGATGCTGCAAGTCTGACGCTTGCACTGGCGATGCTGGTGTCTGCCCCGATACCAAGGAGGCTAAGCGTCAAGATCCCACTGTCTGCCCACCAGGCACAGGCTTTTTCCAGTCCTGCTCCAACGGTTTCCGCGGTTGCTGCAAGGGTGACGCTTGTAGTCAGAAGGAGCCCATCTGCCCTCCCACCGCTGCCAAGCGATCCGACGATCCTACTGTCTGCCCTCCCGGAACTGGCTTCTTCCAGTCTTGCTCTAACGGATTCCGTGGCTGCTGTAAGAACGACGCCTGCAGCCAGACCCAACCTATCTGCCCTTCCTCTCCTGCTAAGCGATCTGACGACCCCACCGTCTGCCCTCCTGGAACCGGTTTCTTCCAGTCCTGCTCCAACGGCTTCCGAGGCTGCTGCAAGGGTGATGCCTGTGGCAACTCTTGGTGCCCCGACTACAAGACCGGTACCTACCAGCCTGCCCAGtccttcaaggtcaaggctcgCTCTGACGGAACCTGCGCTCCTGGCACTGGCTTCTTCCAGGTTTGCTCCAACGGCTTCAAGGGATGCTGCAAGAAGGATGCTTGTGGTCAGAAGGAGCCCATCTGCCCTCCCACCGCTGCCAAGCGATCCGACGATCCTACTGTCTGCCCTCCCGGAACTGGCTTCTTCCAGTCTTGCTCTAACGGATTCCGTGGCTGCTGTAAGAACGACGCCTGCAGCCAGACCCAACCTATCTGCCCTTCCTCTCCTGCTAAGCGATCTGACGACCCCACCGTCTGCCCTCCTGGAACCGGTTTCTTCCAGTCCTGCTCCAACGGCTTCCGAGGCTGCTGCAAGGGTGATGCCTGTGGCAACTCTTGGTGCCCCGACTACAAGACCGGTACCTACCAGCCTGCCCAGtccttcaaggtcaaggctcgCTCTGACGGAACCTGCGCTCCTGGCACTGGCTTCTTCCAGGTTTGCTCCAACGGCTTCAAGGGATGCTGCAAGAAGGATGCTTGTGGTCAGAGCCGACCTGTCTGCCCCAAGTAA
- a CDS encoding hypothetical protein (TransMembrane:4 (i57-79o99-119i163-187o623-645i)), which translates to MDQFELSDRDSSIATVQPLLETPRQLSACPSDPEIQGEETGGRIPLQIPGSSFVCRWGFEISALVLSFISFSALAYIFVASDGKPLSEWTMRHVTINTIISILAGVSKACLAFAINICLSQIKWNWYNKSSQPLVDFDRLDASSRGAWGSLRVLKSCIRRPNWAALGALATIALLAFEPFTQAILAFEDKQVILNSEEYAELAQKNNQSLSSAPTIGRSVRLNAGSWIGFRGGENSLQSVPIGPSNSTIYYSSDLGIYNIQNDMGLKAALWAGFSPLTSSQNLKPAFTCLSGNCSWTDFASVAVCHKCHDISQYIVKSTGVDILPGIAMPPATWLSGTPPDISNPWPAANANYAGQRLTHTKYKVTAMNFSLSNYDGKANCKSTNDNCPDTYLTSRMTTNPGQTLNFRHLNTLIMAIQYLRSNESWTEGRTLWEETKISSQECALFFCVNEYRDVLSQGSLHESVVASFVNRTPGSYESVDNEKNVDIFFKYTNYSLDMGNALVNLSDLQIRIPDEYFHTSNLSTQVFNITQTTIVSLLKNLKEGFWADDTIYQSTPLRVLIYPALGAEGPFGLIAGLGESAHIPSTIENVALSLTKWIRDRDLDHPVKGISTVNAIIISIRWHFFVFPIINFLAGIVFTVLCIWETQRSGRPAWKDSILATLSCAPDGDLRNTLREAGATDKLQDLSRKLMVTWHEDEGIGHLKEKSE; encoded by the exons ATGGACCAGTTTGAACTATCCGATCGAGACAGTAGCATCGCTACTGTCCAGCCTCTGCTGGAAACCCCACGGCAGCTTTCAGCTTGTCCATCTGATCCCGAGATACAAGGCGAGGAGACTGGTGGGAGAATTCCTCTTCAGATTCCGGGTTCCTCTTTCGTTTGTCGGTGGGGGTTCGAGATTTCAGCTTTGGTCCTGAGCTTTATATCTTTCAGTGCCCTGGCATATATTTTTGTCGCATCTGACGGCAAACCGCTATCAGAATGGACAATGCGACATGTTACGATCAACACCATTATCTCCATCCTCGCAGGGGTTTCGAAGGCCTGTCTTGCATTTGCGATTAATATATGCCTTTCACAAATAAAATGGAATTGGTACAACAAATCTTCACAGCCACTTGTCGATTTTGATCGACTGGATGCTTCCAGTCGAGGTGCTTGGGGCAGCTTGCGTGTGTTGAAGTCGTGCATACGGCGGCC AAACTGGGCTGCTTTAGGGGCTCTTGCGACCATTGCATTACTCGCTTTCGAACCGTTTACCCAAGCTATTCTAGCCTTCGAGGATAAACAAGTCATCTTGAACTCCGAGGAGTACGCTGAACTGGCCCAAAAGAATAATCAGTCGCTTAGTTCTGCTCCCACCATTGGTAGATCCGTTCGACTCAATGCAGGGTCTTGGATTGGGTTCAGGGGAGGTGAGAATAGCTTGCAATCTGTGCCTATTGGCCCGAGCAATAGCACAATTTACTATTCATCGGACTTGGGGATATACAATATCCAAAATGATATGGGATTGAAAGCAGCTCTATGGGCCGGTTTTTcacctctaacttcgtcacaGAATCTCAAACCTGCTTTTACATGTCTCTCCGGTAATTGCTCTTGGACAGATTTTGCATCTGTTGCAGTCTGCCACAAGTGTCACGACATCTCTCAATACATCGTTAAGTCGACGGGAGTTGACATATTACCTGGGATTGCTATGCCGCCTGCAACATGGTTATCCGGAACTCCTCCTGATATCAGCAACCCGTGGCCTGCAGCCAACGCGAACTATGCGGGTCAGCGCCTGACACACACAAAATACAAGGTCACAGCAATGAATTTTAGTTTATCTAACTATGATGGAAAAGCAAATTGCAAATCTACGAACGACAATTGTCCGGATACCTATCTTACTTCAAGAATGACAACGAACCCGGGACAGACCCTGAACTTCCGACATCTCAACACATTGATCATGGCTATACAATACCTCAGATCAAATGAAAGCTGGACTGAGGGTAGAACGCTATGGGAAGAAACAAAAATATCCTCCCAAGAATGTGCGTTGTTCTTCTGTGTGAATGAGTATCGTGATGTGCTATCACAAGGCTCTTTGCACGAATCCGTCGTCGCTTCATTTGTCAACAGAACTCCAGGATCCTACGAGTCAGTAGACAATGAAAAGAATGTGGACATATTCTTCAAATACACCAACTACAGTCTCGATATGGGCAACGCATTGGTAAACTTGTCAGATCTTCAGATACGAATACCTGACGAATACTTCCATACGTCAAACCTTTCAACACAGGTATTTAACATCACACAAACCACCATCGTTTCACTTCTAAAGAATCTAAAAGAGGGTTTTTGGGCCGATGACACCATTTATCAGTCCACGCCTCTAAGGGTGCTTATTTACCCAGCACTTGGGGCTGAGGGACCTTTTGGCTTGATAGCTGGGCTTGGAGAGTCAGCTCATATACCCTCAACAATTGAGAATGTAGCACTGAGCTTGACTAAATGGATAAGGGATCGAGACCTGGACCATCCAGTCAAAGGAATATCCACAGTCAACGCCATAATCATAAGCATCCGCTGGCATTTCTTTGTTTTTCCTATTATCAACTTTTTAGCGGGCATAGTCTTCACTGTTCTATGTATATGGGAAACGCAGCGCTCGGGCAGGCCAGCTTGGAAGGATAGTATTCTAGCAACGCTCTCCTGTGCACCAGATGGGGATTTAAGAAACACACTTAGGGAAGCAGGGGCAACTGACAAGTTACAGGACCTCAGTCGGAAGTTGATGGTCACTTGGCATGAGGACGAGGGTATCGGGCATCTGAAAGAGAAGTCAGAATAA
- a CDS encoding hypothetical protein (SECRETED:SignalP(1-18)), translated as MHSFNLILSSSLFALTQAHSVILGAQGLDTSPNSIGFQVDPEIARNCITINPCQQDATIIRDAEITANIVNQCGRTEISGNIDVGENTENAIAANQVTQVEAGGEITVTIHQVNADGAGPYVCDLDESSNTNTNIQNLTVTNNVPGSNGLSQAKTQAFNITVKMPDDLNCFGASTGNICTVRCRNNALAGPFGGCFAVQQADTDKKTNSPQSIKTTQTFNGINDQILQNQKDFPDAVAANENASSDEAAQNKAAVDALLGATVVTSAFATETPSVALGRPPAATPDPNENGGDKVGDNNGDNNNGNNNDNNDNNGGNNDNNNGGNNDNNGGNNDNNGGNNDNNNGGNNGGNDGNNGGNGGDNGQGNNDKNQGGNGGNGGNGGNPFGGNPFGGNPFGGNGQKAKRGFTNRRWSKRTVF; from the coding sequence ATGCATTCCTTCAACcttattctttcttcttctctctttgcCTTGACACAGGCTCACTCGGTCATCCTCGGTGCTCAGGGTCTCGATACCTCTCCCAACAGTATCGGATTCCAAGTCGATCCCGAGATTGCTCGCAACTGCATCACCATCAACCCCTGCCAACAAGATGCCACTATCATCCGCGATGCCGAGATCACTGCCAACATTGTGAACCAGTGTGGTCGTACTGAGATCTCTGGAAACATTGATGTAGGCGAGAACACTGAGAACGCCATTGCTGCCAACCAGGTTACCCAGGTTGAGGCTGGTGGTGAGATCACTGTCACCATCCACCAGGTCAATGCCGATGGTGCTGGTCCCTATGTCTGCGATCTCGACGAGAGCAGCAACACAAACACCAACATCCAGAACTTGACCGTCACCAACAACGTCCCCGGATCAAACGGTCTCTCTCAGGCCAAGACACAAGCCTTCAACATCACAGTCAAGATGCCTGATGACCTCAACTGCTTCGGTGCCTCGACCGGAAACATCTGCACTGTCCGATGCCGCAACAACGCCCTTGCCGGTCCCTTCGGTGGCTGCTTCGCCGTCCAACAGGCCGACACTGACAAGAAGACCAACAGCCCTCAGAGCATCAAGACCACCCAGACCTTCAACGGTATCAACGATCAGATTCTTCAGAACCAGAAGGATTTCCCCGATGCTGTTGCTGCCAACGAGAACGCCAGTTCCGATGAGGCTGCCCAGAACAAGGCTGCTGTCGATGCTCTTCTCGGTGCTACTGTTGTGACATCGGCTTTCGCTACCGAGACTCCTAGTGTTGCCCTTGGCCGACCTCCTGCTGCTACCCCCGACCCCAACGAGAACGGTGGTGACAAGGTTGGTGACAACAATGGCGATAACAACAACGGTaacaacaacgacaacaacgacaacaacGGAGGCAACAACGATAACAACAATGGAGGCAACAACGACAACAATGGAGGCAACAATGACAACAACGGAGGTAACAATGACAACAACAATGGAGGTAACAACGGTGGAAACGACGGTAACAACGGCGGTAACGGTGGTGACAATGGTCAAGGAAACAACGACAAGAACCAGGGTGGTAACGGTGGTAACGGTGGAAATGGAGGCAACCCATTTGGAGGTAACCCCTTTGGCGGTAACCCCTTCGGAGGTAATGGACAAAAGGCCAAGCGTGGTTTCACCAACCGTCGCTGGTCCAAGCGAACTGTCTTTTAA
- a CDS encoding hypothetical protein (TransMembrane:7 (o25-44i56-77o97-116i137-159o179-206i218-237o257-277i)): MSSAADTPPPSPEYLAETVGPTIRTVTWLSVFIPFLLVSLRIYTRLFVRKVFGLDDWVITLALVSLIAYGVIIELAVQKGLGRHIEWVLLYVPENAVPMALLGQVSQPLVIMSCAFGKVSFSISLMRLAVQPFIHRFLWFIVVSMLTLHILISIIIFVRCKDPRTTWNPAIVSECWAPHVYLGVMYFIGAYSAATDFILALLPWAMLWNLNMKSREKFGVAIAMSLGVFAGSIAIIKCTKLKANATSRDPTYDVGELLLTAGAENALIIIAACLPTLRPILRKVFPSTAKSSENSHPLKNIPNNIMFVPKHKAGQWSALVETEVRPERHSDNQSDRSILNEHRAAMENSHENTQTAGPSSPRITKTREVIVSYGRSESR; the protein is encoded by the exons ATGTCATCAGCTGCTGATACACCACCGCCCTCTCCCGAGTACCTCGCAGAGACTGTAGGGCCCACCATTCGTACTGTCACTTGGCTTTCAGTTTTTATACCATTTCTTCTCGTCTCTCTTCGAATCTATACACGACTCTTTGTACGCAAGGTATTTGGTCTGGATGACTGGGTCATTACACTGGCTCTG GTTTCCCTCATAGCATACGGAGTCATCATCGAATTAGCGGTCCAGAAAGGCCTTGGTCGACATATCGAATGGGTTCTCCTCTACGTCCCTGAGAATGCCGTTCCAATGGCTCTCCTCGGCCAAGTATCGCAGCCTCTGGTCATCATGTCGTGCGCTTTCGGCAAGGTATCATTCTCTATTAGTCTGATGCGTCTGGCAGTGCAACCGTTCATACATAGATTCTTGTGGTTTATTGTCGTTTCTATGCTCACGTTGCATATTCTTATATCGATCATCATCTTTGTCAGGTGCAAAGACCCAAGGACAACATGGAATCCAGCTATAGTTAGCGAGTGTTGGGCGCCTCATGTCTACTTGGGAGTCATGTATTTTATTGGAG CCTATTCTGCTGCTACAGACTTTATCCTTGCTCTCTTGCCATGGGCTATGCTATGGAATCTCAACATGAAGAGTAGGGAAAAGTTCGGTGTCGCCATTGCTATGAGCCTTGGTGTCTT TGCCGGATCCATTGCTATCATCAAATGCACCAAGCTCAAAGCCAATGCAACAAGTCGCGATCCTACCTATGACGTTGGTGAACTTCTCCTCACAGCTGGAGCCGAAAACGCCCTGATTATCATTGCCGCCTGTCTTCCGACCCTCCGACCCATTCTACGCAAAGTCTTCCCCTCGACAGCCAAGTCAAGCGAAAACTCTCAtcctttaaagaatattccCAATAACATAATGTTTGTACCAAAGCACAAGGCTGGTCAATGGAGTGCTTTGGTTGAGACTGAGGTTCGCCCAGAAAGACACTCTGATAATCAGAGCGATAGAAGTATTCTCAATGAACATCGTGCAGCCATGGAAAATAGTCACGAGAATACTCAGACGGCTGGTCCATCCAGTCCACGGATAACAAAGACCAGAGAGGTGATTGTCTCTTATGGTAGATCTGAAAGTCGATAA